In Cyprinus carpio isolate SPL01 chromosome A1, ASM1834038v1, whole genome shotgun sequence, the following proteins share a genomic window:
- the LOC109078390 gene encoding von Willebrand factor A domain-containing protein 7-like — MVSLVVVAVFLLQGTLFQLPQAEAFKIFPTDDSLTHQQITEAAFLRKMVEVCRDVATSQGNGFTLPINSKLTATTVQKACSNSYASLLQLSTFNLAIIQTALSNAAVDRKVFSTAHHFDDEDFKNGRDLITKGIVAVKVSIKKGNYLSARTSLGIVCHTLQDFYSHSNWVELGSNAPFSTLIKPELPLNNLASRDTKTCKSCVGKDCSDNILPEVLQQKLLTSGYFHPIFPDKPAGKCSHGSALDQTSSKEPTGGINKDDISSDHGFLHKRAAEMAINATMELLEDIRLATGDQAFLRLMGLSQTSVLAFVIDTTGSLSNYIAEATRVFISIIDSRRGTSEEPSEYILVPFNDQDFGPLIRTGDADRFKEQINSLSASDSLNPGMCLSGLMLTLTRAPPSSDIFVLTDASAKDTELKSSVEAMIESTKSTVTFLLTNSISTRSQQNVSLSRSLSQSEIQLYRDLARVSGGQTIEFTNTTSSQATAVITGLISADLVTVLQAARNPPKAENFSFVLDPTLSNVTVYITGDSPVFTLYSPTGITQSHSQTDLPLGSILTVGNLKRVKLNSTGQTGEWKISIDSTSSYNMRVTGQSSVDVLFYFVEIVEGGHGDSWGQRFTRPFIGRNATFYVSVTGRDSVTVTDVLLVEASGSDVVRGTIKAVGATDFLVNIDRIPEWPFVVQLKGLLNDSSLVSQFQRQSPTQHKGSRITVMAQSQNITQPGVPLSLNFTVATNTTSGNYTIRARNDQGFSVSFPSSLILGTEGSAQGSVTLTAPSDTESGTDVTLTIEAEAPGSTDLNYVTLQLTVSTANAIFSGYHSLSLCLSFFFFIVCHFVCF; from the exons ATGGTTTCACTGGTTGTAGTGGCTGTATTTCTCCTCCAGGGGACTCTATTTCAGCTCCCTCAGGCTGAAGCCTTCAAAATCTTCCCTACTGATGATTCCCTCACCCATCAACAAATCACTGAGGCAGCTTTCCTCCGCAAGATGGTAGAGGTGTGCCGAGATGTAGCCACTTCCCAGGGCAATGGCTTTACGCTACCT ATCAACAGCAAACTGACTGCAACTACCGTCCAGAAAGCCTGCTCAAATTCATATGCCTCCTTATTACAACTATCCACTTTCAATCTGGCTATTATTCAGACTGCCCTTAGCAATGCAGCTGTGGATAGAAAAGTGTTTAGTACTGCTCACCATTTTGATGATGAAGATTTCAAAAATGGACGAGACCTCATCACTAAAGGCATAGTTGCTGTGAAAGTCAGCATCAAAAAGGGGAACTATTTGTCTGCCCGCACCAGTCTTGGGATTGTATGTCATACTTTACAG gatTTCTATAGCCACAGTAACTGGGTGGAACTGGGAAGCAATGCGCCTTTCAGCACACTGATCAAACCTGAGCTTCCTCTCAACAACCTAGCAA GTCGTgatacaaaaacatgcaaaagctGTGtcggaaaagactgcagtgacaACATTCTCCCAGAGGTACTCCAGCAGAAGTTATTAACTTCAGGATATTTCCACCCTATATTCCCAGACAAACCTGCAG GCAAGTGTAGCCATGGCAGTGCTTTGGACCAGACCAGTTCAAAAGAACCCACTGGAGGCATTAATAAGGATGACATCAGTTCAGATCATGGCTTCCTTCACAAGCGAGCTGCTGAAATGGCCATCAATGCTACTATGGAACTGCTGGAAGACATCCGACTAGCAACAGGCGACCAAGCCTTTCTTCG acttaTGGGCCTCAGTCAAACCTCAGTTCTGGCTTTTGTGATTGACACCACAGGCAGTCTGTCTAATTACATCGCAGAGGCCACAAGAGTGTTTATTAGCATCATCGACAGCAGGAGAGGAACATCAGAGGAACCTTCAGAATACATTCTAGTCCCATTTAATGACCAGG ATTTTGGACCTCTGATAAGAACTGGGGATGCAGATAGGTTCAAAGAGCAAATCAATTCCCTGTCGGCATCTGATAGTTTAAACCCAGGGATGTGTTTGTCAGGACTGAtg CTGACATTGACAAGAGCTCCTCCATCATCAGATATTTTTGTGTTAACTGATGCTTCAGCAAAGGACACCGAATTAAAAAGTTCAGTTGAGGCCATGATAGAAAGCACCAAGTCAACA GTTACTTTTCTGTTGACAAACTCCATCTCAACACGTAGTCAACAGAATGTTTCATTATCAAGATCACTGTCTCAGTCAGAAATACAGCTGTACAGAGACCTGGCCCGTGTTTCTGGTGGACAGACCATAGAATTCACAAACACAACATCATCTCAAGCTACTGCAGTCATTACAGGTTTAATCAGTGCTGACCTG GTGACTGTTCTTCAGGCAGCAAGAAATCCACCTAAGGCAGAAAACTTTTCTTTTGTGCTGGATCCAACTTTGTCCAATGTGACTGTGTATATCACAGGAGACTCTCCAGTCTTTACTCTCTACAGCCCTACTGGTA TCACTCAGTCACATTCACAGACAGACCTCCCTCTGGGCAGCATCCTGACTGTAGGGAATCTAAAGAGAGTAAAACTCAACTCCACCGGCCAGACAGGAGAGTGGAAGATCAGCATTGACTCTACAAGCTCCTACAACATGAGAGTTACTG GTCAGAGTTCTGTGGATGTCCTCTTTTACTTTGTGGAGATAGTTGAGGGAGGTCATGGAGACTCATGGGGACAGAGATTCACCCGCCCTTTTATTG GTCGGAATGCTACTTTCTATGTTTCTGTCACTGGAAGAGATTCGGTCACAGTGACTGATGTGCTTCTAGTTGAAGCTTCAGGATCTGATGTTGTTCGTGGAACTATCAAAGCTGTTGGTGCGACAGACTTCCTGGTCAACATCGACAGAATCCCAGAGTGGCCGTTTGTGGTGCAGCTGAAAGGGCTGTTGAATGACTCGTCACTGGTTAGTCAATTCCAGAGACAGTCACCCACCCAGCATAAAGGATCTAGAATAACAGTCATG GCCCAATCACAGAACATTACACAGCCTGGAGTCCCATTGAGTCTCAACTTTACAGTGGCCACTAATACTACAAGCGGCAACTACACTATCAGAGCTCGGAATGACCAGGGCTTCAGCGTGTCTTTCCCCAGCTCTCTCATCCTTGGAACAGAGGGAAGCGCTCAAGGAAGTGTCACACTGACTGCACCCTCCGACACAGAGTCAGGGACGGATGTCACACTCACTATTGAAGCAGAAGCTCCGGGATCCACTGACCTGAATTATGTCACACTGCAACTCACTGTCTCAACAGCAAATGCTATTTTTAGTGGATATCACTCGCTTTCCCTgtgcctttctttcttcttttttattgtttgccattttgtatgtttctaa